Proteins co-encoded in one Oreochromis aureus strain Israel breed Guangdong linkage group 3, ZZ_aureus, whole genome shotgun sequence genomic window:
- the LOC120438606 gene encoding uncharacterized protein LOC120438606, which yields MSVRSREEAQQLESLLQLLGFQLLLTGELHRKSCWSVGRVLRLCGSKVDLILTPSKMSARGGALLFRHTTQLHSLRLSIDMSLLLSQWVRRGRAACRLAVEELSLVPKKARPSHRVLLRAVSSLASLLRYWTVGRLDLTETCIPAQGLIALLLHDGPLTVKLSEESFQQLLSLLHETQDKDLTLSFLSKVGGDLTSCCLSWELLHYLLQQPSAQTITVNLRKNLFLQEETTRLLPFLDRIVFKRPSPSFVISSIRELYRAHNSHTVPSLLRSLGHVINLSCRKLDSVDCAALIFILKHGDGVKLNLLWTSIPAGGVESILLMLDNVSHLSVDRNQLLRFIHCCAACDVQQEAASGLLRTLQHSLDLSCSSCVELPEEDQPEPLSLTADDCRAVSTILTHSSRDTQLDLRDCEVEDSVLDLLFPVLHRVRLRVSKTVLLQLLSLVPVNSERDTVRRAVYLCTALGGELDLSHSTLDQRVCGALVQMLDSCEGLTELDLSHCQLTDQLLLPLITHLHKVQVLDLSHNQITDASTDVLLQLLSINPSIHSVRLFSNNIVHRAAFKEHTQFEIW from the exons ATGTCTGTAAGATCCAGAGAGGAGGCCCAGCAGCTGGAgtctctgctgcagctgctgggcTTCCAGCTGCTGCTAACAGGAGAGTTACACAGGAAAAGCTGCTGGTCTGTGGGGAGAGTTCTCAGACTGTGTGGCTCTAAAGTGGATCTCATCCTCACACCCAGCAAGATGTCTGCCAGAGGAGGCGCTCTGCTCTtcagacacacaacacaactaCACAGTCTGAG GCTTTCCATCGACATGTCCTTGCTCCTGTCTCAGTGGGTAAGAAGAGGCAGAGCGGCCTGTCGGCTGGCTGTTGAAGAGCTTTCTCTTGTGCCTAAGAAAGCCCGACCATCACACAGAGTATTGTTGAGGGCTGTCAGTAGTTTGGCTTCCCTGCTGAGATACTGGACAGTCGGACGGTTAGACCTGACTGAGACCTGCATCCCTGCTCAGGGTCTCATTGCACTGCTGCTCCATGATGGTCCTCTGACAGTCAA ACTGAGTGAAGAGAGCTTCCAGCAGCTtctgtctctcctgcatgaaacCCAGGACAAGGACTTGACGTTGTCCTTCTTGAGTAAGGTTGGTGGAGACCTGACCTCCTGCTGTCTGAGCTGGGAGCTTCTTCACTATCTGCTGCAGCAGCCGTCAGCTCAGACCATCACTGTGAACCTGAGGAAGAACCTGTTCTTACAGGAGGAAACCACACGTCTGCTTCCCTTCCTGGACAGGATTGTGTTTAAAAG gCCCAGTCCCAGCTttgtgatcagctccatcagAGAGCTCTACAGAGCTCACAACAGTCACACTGTACCCAGTTTACTGAGGTCACTCGGTCATGTGATCAACCTGAGCTGCAGAAAGCTGGACTCAGTGGACTGTGCCGCTCTGATCTTCATCCTCAAACACGGAGACGGAGTCAAACTGAACCTGCTGTGGACCTCCATACCAGCAGGGGGAGTAGAGTCCATCCTCCTCATGCTGGACAACGTTTCTCATCTCAG TGTTGACAGGAACCAGCTGCTGAGGTTCATCCACTGCTGTGCTGCCTGTGACGTCCAGCAGGAGGCAGCGTCAGGCCTGCTGAGGACTCTGCAGCACAGCTTGGATCTGTCCTGCTCCTCCTGTGTGGAGCTACCAGAGGAGGATCAGCCTGAGCCTCTGAGTCTGACTGCTGATGACTGCAGGGCCGTCTCCACCATCCTGACACACAGCAGCCGGGACACACAGCTGGACCTGCGAGACTGTGAGGTGGAGGACAGCGTGTTGGACCTGCTGTTTCCTGTCCTCCACAGGGTCCGCCTCAG AGTCAGTAAAActgtcctcctccagctgctgtcTCTGGTTCCTGTGAACAGTGAGAGGGACACAGTGAGGCGGGCGGTGTACCTGTGTACAGCCCTGGGTGGAGAGCTGGATCTCAGTCACAGCACACTGGATCAGAGGGTCTGTGGGGCTTTGGTCCAGATGCTGGACTCGTGTGAGGGGCTGACAGAGCTGGACCTCAGTCACTGTCAGCTCACTGACCAGCTGCTGCTCCCTCTCATCACACATCTGCACAAAGTCCAAGTCCTAGA tCTGAGTCACAATCAGATCACTGATGCTTCGACTGATGTGTTACTCCAGCTGCTCTCCATCAACCCCTCCATCCACTCTGTGCG ACTCTTCAGCAACAACATCGTGCACAGAGCAGCCTTCAAGGAACACACGCAGTTTGAGATCTGGTGA